The following are encoded together in the Pseudoalteromonas ruthenica genome:
- a CDS encoding GAF domain-containing protein, giving the protein MLLSYLENAQLSAEPKLVANKQQALQQYLNNASADVRWQYQVPELGEGGACSLFGHLQEQPFDLREHLPSSSEAKLRKLQAIVDFVVQESGVDWFGIYQSQHIEGQPRLLKLAYYGAPSRPLFPINPDFATTSNNVQVALSGVARVINDVEDYVANGGEYYTCDPKVKAESCLPLYDETGKVVGIIDAEAFTDKFFTPDQVALLIAACLEISKHLPTSRQD; this is encoded by the coding sequence ATGCTTTTAAGCTACTTAGAAAATGCACAACTTAGCGCTGAGCCCAAGTTAGTGGCGAATAAACAACAGGCGCTACAGCAATACCTTAACAATGCGAGTGCCGATGTTCGTTGGCAATATCAAGTTCCGGAGTTGGGCGAGGGTGGGGCGTGTAGTTTATTTGGTCATCTGCAAGAGCAGCCCTTCGATTTACGCGAACATTTGCCCTCAAGCAGTGAAGCAAAGTTGAGAAAGCTTCAAGCGATTGTCGATTTTGTTGTTCAAGAAAGTGGCGTAGACTGGTTTGGTATTTATCAAAGTCAACATATTGAAGGTCAGCCACGGCTACTTAAGCTCGCTTATTACGGCGCACCTAGTCGTCCTCTTTTTCCTATTAACCCTGACTTTGCAACAACCAGCAATAATGTGCAGGTTGCACTCAGCGGGGTTGCTCGGGTGATAAATGATGTGGAAGACTATGTTGCCAACGGTGGCGAATACTATACATGTGACCCCAAAGTGAAAGCAGAAAGCTGCTTGCCGCTTTATGACGAGACAGGTAAAGTAGTGGGCATTATTGATGCTGAAGCATTTACCGACAAGTTTTTTACCCCTGATCAGGTTGCGTTGCTAATAGCTGCGTGTTTAGAGATTAGCAAGCACTTACCAACCAGCCGTCAGGACTAA
- a CDS encoding amino acid aminotransferase — protein sequence MFSQLKPLPTDPILGLMAAFKADTNDKKIDLGVGVYKDEQGQTPVLKAVKKAEEFRLANETTKSYIGLAGNLEYCQKMEQLLLGDAHPALLADRVRTAQAPGGTGSLRVAAEFIKRCNEQATVWVTTPTWANHISLFEAAGLNVKEYPYYDYDNKGLLFDDMVNTLSQVPAGDVVLLHACCHNPSGMDLNFAQWQKVAEIAKVQGFTVLVDIAYQGFGTSLDEDAAGLRHLASQVDELIICSSCSKNFGLYRERIGACSVISKDQATADIANSVMLSVVRSIYSMPPAHGADIVNTILSSDELTAMWHQELDDMRSRINGLRSLLKDKLNDKCEGMDFSFIERQHGMFSFLGINKEQIERLQKEYSIYIVSSSRVNVAGVSKDNIDYFADAVAAVTK from the coding sequence ATGTTCTCACAATTAAAACCTTTACCGACAGATCCAATTCTTGGGCTTATGGCTGCGTTTAAAGCCGACACCAATGACAAAAAAATTGACCTAGGTGTTGGCGTATACAAAGACGAGCAAGGGCAAACCCCTGTATTGAAGGCCGTTAAAAAGGCTGAAGAGTTTCGTCTCGCCAATGAAACCACTAAGTCATACATTGGGCTGGCCGGTAATTTGGAATATTGTCAGAAAATGGAGCAACTGCTACTTGGCGATGCTCACCCGGCTTTGCTAGCGGACCGTGTGCGTACAGCTCAGGCCCCAGGTGGCACGGGTTCGTTACGGGTGGCGGCAGAGTTCATTAAGCGTTGTAATGAGCAAGCCACGGTGTGGGTGACTACGCCAACATGGGCTAACCACATTAGCCTATTTGAAGCGGCTGGCCTGAATGTGAAAGAGTACCCTTACTATGACTATGATAACAAAGGTTTGTTATTTGATGACATGGTGAATACGCTCAGCCAAGTGCCTGCGGGTGATGTGGTGCTGTTACATGCATGTTGTCACAACCCAAGCGGCATGGACTTGAATTTTGCGCAGTGGCAAAAAGTAGCTGAAATCGCTAAAGTTCAAGGCTTTACAGTACTGGTTGATATCGCCTATCAAGGTTTTGGTACGAGTTTGGATGAGGATGCTGCGGGTTTGCGCCATTTGGCCTCGCAGGTAGATGAGCTAATCATTTGTTCGTCATGTTCGAAAAATTTCGGCTTATACCGTGAGCGTATTGGTGCGTGTTCGGTGATCTCAAAAGATCAAGCCACCGCTGATATTGCTAATTCAGTGATGCTCAGTGTGGTACGCAGTATTTACTCGATGCCGCCGGCACACGGTGCGGATATTGTTAATACTATTCTTAGTAGCGATGAGCTAACTGCGATGTGGCACCAAGAGCTTGATGACATGCGCTCTCGTATCAATGGTTTGCGTTCATTGCTTAAGGATAAGTTAAACGACAAATGCGAAGGCATGGACTTCTCATTTATTGAACGCCAGCACGGTATGTTCTCTTTCCTAGGGATTAACAAAGAACAGATCGAACGCCTACAAAAAGAGTACTCAATCTACATTGTCAGTTCTAGCCGTGTAAATGTGGCAGGGGTAAGCAAAGATAATATCGATTACTTTGCCGATGCCGTTGCAGCGGTTACTAAGTAA
- a CDS encoding YebG family protein, which translates to MAVVTKYVVERDGVERMTFTSKKEADAYDKMLDIAESLEELLGGVDVPLSEQQVESLSLEIAKQKDDFMHVLKGTKPAAKVTKKASKEPSDKENVTELKAKEA; encoded by the coding sequence ATGGCTGTTGTAACTAAATACGTTGTAGAACGAGACGGAGTCGAGCGCATGACCTTTACTAGCAAAAAAGAAGCCGATGCCTATGATAAGATGCTCGATATTGCCGAAAGCTTAGAAGAGTTATTAGGCGGCGTTGATGTTCCCTTAAGTGAGCAACAAGTAGAAAGCCTGTCGCTGGAAATAGCAAAACAAAAAGACGACTTTATGCACGTACTTAAAGGTACTAAGCCTGCAGCAAAGGTCACAAAAAAAGCCAGCAAAGAGCCAAGTGATAAGGAAAATGTTACTGAGCTCAAAGCCAAAGAAGCGTAA
- a CDS encoding ComEA family DNA-binding protein → MKLLTALYTTCALVLTPAVVAAEAPQQASEQVTPAKLDINQASKEQLQSLPGIGPTKAAAIIEYRQVQGNFRSVDELDAVPGIGASTLAQIRELVKVR, encoded by the coding sequence ATGAAGCTACTAACCGCACTCTACACCACCTGTGCGCTTGTACTTACCCCAGCAGTGGTCGCTGCTGAGGCACCTCAACAAGCGAGTGAGCAGGTAACCCCAGCCAAACTTGATATTAACCAAGCATCCAAAGAACAGCTACAATCGCTGCCGGGCATTGGCCCCACTAAAGCAGCCGCCATCATCGAATATCGTCAGGTGCAAGGCAATTTCCGTAGTGTTGATGAGCTAGACGCTGTGCCAGGTATTGGTGCAAGTACGTTGGCGCAAATTCGGGAATTGGTGAAGGTAAGATAG
- a CDS encoding DUF6170 family protein, with protein MIYFLPSQIPKLKSLSHNERLAIVTDSLNRLSAQRRVMLNIIKLLLITPLFLLLVRFEGWHMLPWLLLAGIAYPIIVLPVRHAFALFHLEEAIAAHKKGN; from the coding sequence ATGATTTACTTTCTTCCCAGTCAAATTCCGAAACTCAAGTCGCTCAGTCACAATGAGCGACTTGCTATAGTAACGGATTCATTAAACAGGCTATCAGCGCAGCGCCGAGTCATGCTCAATATTATTAAACTGTTGCTGATCACCCCACTATTTCTGCTGCTGGTGCGCTTTGAAGGCTGGCACATGTTGCCATGGCTGCTCTTAGCCGGCATCGCCTATCCTATTATTGTGCTCCCAGTGCGCCACGCATTCGCGCTGTTTCACCTTGAAGAAGCCATCGCCGCACATAAAAAGGGCAACTAA
- the dsbB gene encoding disulfide bond formation protein DsbB, with protein sequence MSWLGKLSHQRAPWVLLAVIATVFEATALYFQYAMDLAPCIMCIYQRTAVLGVLFAALLGCINPQNMYLRLVALASWLVASVWGFLLAKEHIMMQTTTDPFAFVCEFEPNFPSFMPLHEWLPSFFAATGDCGNIDWQFMGLSMPGWMQVIFAVMAVVAIIITLSSFFYKPKVS encoded by the coding sequence ATGAGCTGGTTAGGTAAGCTATCGCACCAACGTGCGCCTTGGGTACTGTTAGCGGTGATTGCCACCGTATTCGAAGCAACTGCTTTGTATTTCCAATATGCCATGGACTTAGCGCCATGCATTATGTGCATTTATCAGCGTACAGCAGTCTTGGGTGTGCTATTTGCGGCCTTACTAGGCTGTATTAATCCACAAAATATGTATTTACGCCTAGTGGCGCTGGCGAGTTGGCTGGTTGCCAGTGTTTGGGGTTTCTTGCTCGCCAAAGAACATATCATGATGCAAACCACCACAGATCCCTTTGCCTTCGTATGCGAGTTTGAACCTAACTTCCCAAGCTTTATGCCTTTACACGAGTGGCTGCCGAGCTTTTTTGCTGCTACCGGTGATTGTGGCAACATTGATTGGCAATTTATGGGGTTATCAATGCCTGGGTGGATGCAAGTGATCTTTGCGGTGATGGCAGTCGTTGCAATTATCATTACCTTAAGCAGCTTTTTTTATAAACCTAAGGTTTCATGA
- a CDS encoding GNAT family N-acetyltransferase, which translates to MEIKVRKTKTTDSGTLCMLWQFYQYHQSSFDQEDVGTDGRFDIDEQYLNSVVCGEQECAAYLIFVSDQIAGFATVETTEIRGKEMPELADIFILPKYRKQGVGKFVVQHLMQAVSKQWHVAVYINDGLASKFWSNLFTQLNVALVERVEPAETEGFHEFVITNA; encoded by the coding sequence ATGGAAATCAAAGTAAGGAAAACTAAAACAACTGACAGTGGCACATTGTGTATGCTGTGGCAGTTTTACCAATATCACCAAAGTTCATTTGATCAAGAGGATGTAGGTACTGACGGGCGCTTTGATATTGATGAACAATACCTCAATTCCGTTGTTTGCGGTGAACAAGAGTGTGCCGCTTATCTAATTTTTGTTTCTGACCAGATTGCAGGCTTTGCCACTGTTGAGACGACCGAGATTCGGGGTAAAGAAATGCCGGAATTGGCTGATATATTTATCCTCCCTAAATATCGAAAGCAAGGTGTCGGGAAATTTGTCGTTCAACACTTGATGCAAGCTGTGAGCAAACAATGGCATGTAGCAGTTTATATAAACGACGGCTTGGCGTCGAAGTTTTGGAGTAACTTGTTTACTCAATTAAATGTGGCTCTTGTTGAGAGAGTGGAGCCTGCTGAAACAGAAGGCTTTCACGAGTTTGTCATTACCAATGCCTAA
- a CDS encoding serine hydrolase domain-containing protein, whose protein sequence is MIRTILIISGAFFANVSIGKEIKDIYELTKRLDDGVPQILEKHKAPGVALAFVNGSRVVGFRSYGFADVAAKTEITQRTLFNIGSISKLVTAWGAMQLVAQGKVDLDTPINQYLKRWQIPQSDFDVKKVTLRNILSHTSGLSLGPYTGWESRDKLSSIVDSLNGNNNGAGPVELIHAPNTKWSYSGGGYSVVQLLIEDVSGMTFEAYMQKNVFEPLNMKDSTFNITEIVMSKSATPYDDTGKVTGMVYFNEQAAAGLQTTAVDLARFNMAVLRNSDGHYNGSILLPEKLIDLMIKPAPNTNGRWSMSYVVDTENNSLGFAGFNRGWVSLSRSVTDLNFGYVILNNSSIGAVNNEIDSLILSTVKQEHN, encoded by the coding sequence ATGATTAGAACTATCTTGATAATATCGGGGGCTTTTTTTGCCAACGTTTCTATTGGCAAAGAAATTAAAGATATATATGAGCTCACAAAACGTTTGGACGATGGTGTACCGCAAATTTTAGAAAAGCACAAAGCTCCCGGCGTTGCTCTGGCATTCGTTAATGGAAGTAGAGTTGTGGGCTTTCGTTCCTATGGTTTTGCTGACGTTGCGGCTAAAACTGAAATTACTCAAAGGACTTTGTTCAATATAGGCTCTATTTCTAAGCTGGTAACTGCTTGGGGAGCAATGCAATTAGTCGCTCAAGGCAAAGTGGATCTCGATACACCAATTAATCAATATCTTAAACGCTGGCAAATTCCCCAATCTGATTTTGATGTAAAAAAAGTCACACTAAGAAATATTCTGTCCCACACTTCCGGCCTGTCTTTGGGACCTTATACAGGGTGGGAGTCTCGCGACAAGTTATCCTCTATTGTCGACTCACTAAATGGTAATAACAACGGCGCTGGACCCGTTGAACTTATCCATGCGCCAAATACAAAGTGGTCTTATTCCGGTGGTGGATATTCAGTGGTACAACTGTTAATTGAAGATGTATCCGGCATGACATTTGAAGCTTATATGCAGAAAAATGTATTCGAACCTCTGAATATGAAGGATTCTACGTTCAATATTACTGAGATAGTAATGAGTAAGTCGGCAACACCTTATGATGATACCGGTAAAGTCACGGGTATGGTGTACTTCAATGAACAAGCAGCGGCGGGCTTACAAACAACGGCTGTAGATTTAGCTCGCTTCAATATGGCAGTTTTGCGTAATAGCGATGGACATTATAACGGTTCAATTTTGTTGCCAGAAAAGCTCATAGATCTAATGATTAAGCCAGCTCCAAATACTAACGGGCGCTGGAGCATGAGCTATGTTGTGGACACAGAAAACAACAGTCTCGGATTTGCTGGATTTAATCGAGGTTGGGTCTCTCTATCACGTTCTGTCACAGACCTAAATTTTGGTTACGTGATATTAAATAATAGTAGTATCGGTGCTGTGAACAATGAAATTGATAGCCTCATACTTTCTACCGTTAAACAAGAGCACAATTAA
- the fadR gene encoding fatty acid metabolism transcriptional regulator FadR — MRIFKAKSPAGFAEEYIVESIWNGEFPPGSILPAERELSELIGVTRTTLREVLQRLARDGWLTIQHGKPTRVNNFWETSGLNILETLARLDEDKMPELTDQLLSARTNISAIYMRAAIKIDPERVKEIVADRETVEDTAQAFADYDYLVHHQLAGAGNNKIYVLILNGFKGFYSKIGCHYFSDPRTRELARQFYSDLAKLAEQQDHDGAIALMRRYGHKSGQIWQEIRGNMPEDIMD; from the coding sequence ATGAGAATATTCAAAGCCAAAAGCCCAGCTGGATTTGCTGAGGAGTACATAGTTGAGTCCATCTGGAACGGCGAGTTTCCGCCTGGCTCAATTCTTCCAGCTGAGCGTGAGCTATCGGAACTGATTGGCGTCACTCGCACTACCTTGCGTGAGGTATTACAACGCCTAGCCCGCGATGGCTGGCTGACTATTCAACACGGTAAGCCGACGCGCGTGAACAACTTTTGGGAAACCTCAGGGTTGAACATTCTTGAGACCTTGGCCCGTCTTGATGAAGACAAAATGCCAGAGCTGACCGACCAGCTGCTTTCTGCACGTACGAACATCAGCGCCATTTACATGCGCGCAGCGATTAAGATAGACCCTGAACGTGTAAAAGAAATTGTTGCAGATAGAGAAACTGTAGAAGACACAGCGCAGGCCTTCGCCGATTATGATTACCTTGTCCATCACCAGTTAGCTGGGGCAGGGAACAATAAAATCTATGTATTGATTTTAAATGGCTTTAAAGGTTTTTACTCTAAAATTGGCTGCCACTATTTCTCTGACCCGCGTACTCGAGAGCTGGCGCGTCAGTTCTATTCAGACCTAGCCAAGCTTGCCGAGCAGCAAGACCACGATGGCGCAATCGCCCTGATGCGTCGCTACGGCCATAAGAGTGGCCAAATATGGCAAGAGATTCGTGGCAATATGCCCGAAGATATTATGGATTAA
- a CDS encoding peroxiredoxin produces the protein MGVLVGRKAPDFTAAAVLGNGEIVEDYNLHEKIKGKKAVIFFYPLDFTFVCPSELIAFDKRYEEFQKRGVEVIGVSIDSQFSHNAWRNTAVADGGIGKVKYDLVADVKHEICQAFDVEHPEAGVAFRGSFLIDEEGTVRHQVVNDLPLGRNIDEMLRMVDALAFHSEHGEVCPAGWTEGKKGMDASPEGVAKFLSENEGDL, from the coding sequence ATGGGTGTATTAGTAGGCCGCAAGGCACCAGATTTCACAGCAGCTGCAGTGCTAGGTAACGGCGAGATCGTTGAAGACTACAACCTACACGAAAAAATCAAAGGAAAGAAAGCGGTTATCTTTTTCTACCCACTTGATTTCACATTCGTTTGTCCTTCTGAACTTATTGCTTTCGACAAGCGCTATGAAGAGTTCCAAAAGCGTGGTGTTGAAGTAATCGGTGTTTCTATCGATTCACAGTTCTCACACAACGCATGGCGTAACACTGCTGTTGCTGACGGCGGTATCGGTAAAGTTAAATATGACCTTGTTGCTGACGTGAAGCACGAAATCTGTCAAGCGTTCGACGTAGAGCACCCTGAAGCGGGCGTTGCTTTCCGTGGTTCTTTCCTAATCGACGAGGAAGGCACAGTACGTCACCAAGTAGTTAACGACCTACCTCTAGGCCGTAACATTGACGAGATGCTGCGCATGGTTGACGCTCTAGCGTTCCACAGCGAGCACGGTGAAGTATGTCCAGCTGGTTGGACTGAAGGTAAAAAAGGTATGGACGCAAGCCCTGAAGGTGTTGCTAAGTTCCTATCTGAAAACGAAGGCGACCTATAG